From Thermotoga sp. Ku-13t, the proteins below share one genomic window:
- a CDS encoding ABC transporter substrate-binding protein, translated as MRKVLLVAVLIFAVATFFAQTPKRGGVLHDYFTTDRMTFDPQEDTTLQTYAMARLLFSTLVRYKGETLELEPELLAKMPEISEDGKVYTFELKKGIKFHDGKTELTSDDVKFTIERMLSPKGRGASKWLFEPILGAEEFMKGQSTSLEGFKKIDDYRFQIILKEPYAPFLYHLAVPGASIYSEKLVKAAGDNWRLNPVGTGPFRLKRHVPNTEIVFERNPYYFEQGLPYLDGIVFRIVPDSTTALMEFEAGTLDVVTIPVLEYERLKASGKYNIIEKEALNTYYFLMNMSDPKWSNPILRKTMAMAINKKELAEAVFGPRATVATSFVTPGIPGSYPLGQGPAYDYNPEEAKKLVAQLGNIGKVTAWQWGGDTLSQPNIIIQAMAKEVGIDLEIIPVESAAFRQARREGKIPANYGNWWADIPDPDNYIGVFFGENNQMSSGYNNKEVQEMIKKARVEVDPEKRAQMYREIEYKLIREDVAVIPLFHLKYLLATQKNVHGIIAHPTGITVYLYAYKE; from the coding sequence ATGAGAAAGGTCCTTCTGGTAGCGGTGCTGATCTTCGCAGTGGCAACGTTCTTCGCACAGACTCCGAAGAGAGGTGGCGTGCTGCACGACTACTTCACGACCGACAGAATGACATTCGACCCGCAGGAAGATACCACGCTGCAGACCTACGCGATGGCAAGGCTTTTGTTCAGCACCCTGGTGAGGTACAAGGGTGAGACGCTCGAACTCGAACCAGAGTTGCTCGCGAAAATGCCGGAAATATCCGAAGACGGCAAAGTGTACACGTTCGAGCTGAAGAAGGGTATCAAGTTCCACGATGGGAAGACGGAACTCACCAGCGACGATGTGAAATTCACGATTGAGAGGATGCTCAGCCCCAAGGGTCGCGGGGCGAGCAAGTGGCTGTTCGAGCCGATACTCGGCGCGGAAGAATTCATGAAAGGTCAATCGACGAGCCTGGAAGGCTTCAAGAAGATCGATGACTACAGATTCCAGATCATCCTGAAAGAACCCTACGCGCCGTTTTTATACCACCTGGCGGTGCCCGGTGCGTCCATCTATTCGGAAAAACTCGTCAAGGCTGCGGGTGACAACTGGAGGCTCAACCCGGTTGGTACTGGTCCGTTCAGGCTGAAGAGACACGTTCCCAACACCGAGATCGTTTTCGAAAGAAACCCCTACTATTTCGAGCAGGGCCTTCCGTACCTAGACGGGATAGTTTTCAGAATAGTCCCAGACTCCACCACGGCGTTGATGGAGTTCGAAGCGGGAACGCTCGATGTGGTGACGATACCCGTGCTCGAGTACGAGAGGTTGAAGGCCTCCGGCAAGTATAACATCATCGAAAAAGAAGCGCTGAATACTTACTACTTCCTCATGAACATGAGCGATCCAAAATGGTCCAACCCAATTTTGAGGAAAACCATGGCGATGGCGATCAACAAGAAGGAACTCGCGGAGGCCGTCTTTGGTCCCAGGGCGACGGTCGCCACCAGTTTCGTCACACCCGGTATTCCAGGTTCCTACCCGCTCGGTCAAGGACCCGCGTACGATTACAACCCTGAGGAAGCGAAAAAGCTGGTCGCACAGCTTGGAAACATTGGAAAGGTCACGGCCTGGCAATGGGGTGGAGATACACTCTCACAACCCAACATTATAATCCAGGCGATGGCGAAGGAAGTCGGTATAGATCTGGAAATCATACCTGTTGAAAGTGCGGCGTTCCGGCAGGCGAGACGCGAAGGTAAAATACCGGCGAATTACGGCAACTGGTGGGCGGATATCCCAGATCCAGACAACTACATCGGTGTGTTCTTTGGTGAGAACAATCAGATGTCCTCAGGCTACAACAACAAAGAGGTCCAGGAAATGATCAAAAAAGCGCGCGTTGAAGTCGATCCTGAGAAGAGAGCGCAGATGTACAGAGAGATAGAATACAAACTCATCAGAGAAGACGTGGCGGTCATACCGCTGTTCCACCTGAAGTACCTGCTCGCAACTCAGAAGAACGTGCACGGCATAATCGCGCACCCAACAGGAATAACGGTATACCTGTACGCTTACAAAGAATGA
- a CDS encoding ABC transporter permease: MAERKSASLYADAFRRLRKNKAAMFGLIFVILVTFVAIFAPLLAPADPNKIDLQNRLKPMGSPSRICKNGVYLLGSDEYGRDILSRLIYSARISLTVGVMTQLITTAIGIIVGSLAGYYGGIIDMVMMRVADMLFAFPELLFYIGMMFALGPGLTNMFIALSVIGWAGKARLVRSQVIYLKETEFVEAARAQGLSDFRIIVKHILPNCMGPIIVSVSLGIPGAILAEAGLSFLGLGILPPTPSWGNMIRSASAYLRIQPWYAVWPGLVLMMATFAFNLLGDGLRDAFDPRLKQ; encoded by the coding sequence GTGGCTGAGAGAAAGTCCGCTTCATTGTATGCAGACGCCTTCAGAAGGTTGAGAAAGAACAAGGCTGCAATGTTCGGACTGATCTTCGTCATCTTAGTCACGTTCGTCGCCATATTCGCCCCCTTACTCGCACCCGCAGATCCGAACAAAATCGATCTTCAAAACCGTTTGAAACCCATGGGTTCACCTTCGCGGATCTGCAAGAACGGTGTGTACCTGCTCGGTTCTGACGAGTACGGCAGGGACATCCTGTCAAGGCTGATCTACAGTGCGAGGATTTCACTGACCGTTGGTGTCATGACCCAGCTCATCACCACGGCCATAGGGATCATCGTCGGATCTCTGGCAGGATACTACGGCGGGATCATCGACATGGTGATGATGAGAGTTGCGGACATGCTCTTCGCGTTTCCGGAGCTTCTCTTTTACATAGGCATGATGTTCGCACTCGGTCCGGGTTTGACGAACATGTTCATAGCGCTCTCGGTGATCGGCTGGGCGGGCAAGGCACGGCTGGTCAGGAGCCAGGTCATATACCTGAAGGAAACTGAATTCGTCGAAGCCGCAAGGGCTCAGGGACTTTCGGACTTTCGTATCATCGTCAAGCACATACTTCCGAACTGCATGGGTCCGATCATTGTCTCGGTGTCGCTCGGCATACCTGGAGCGATTCTTGCAGAGGCCGGTCTTTCGTTCCTCGGACTGGGTATCCTCCCACCAACACCGAGCTGGGGCAACATGATAAGGTCCGCGAGCGCGTATTTGCGAATCCAACCCTGGTACGCGGTCTGGCCCGGTCTGGTGCTCATGATGGCCACTTTCGCCTTCAACCTTCTCGGAGATGGGCTCAGGGATGCCTTTGATCCGAGACTGAAACAATGA
- a CDS encoding ABC transporter ATP-binding protein, with amino-acid sequence MAELLRVEDLTVKFFTSDGIVHAVDGVSFSVGTEEVLGMVGESGCGKSVTSLAIMRLLPVPPARIVSGKVFFDGKNLRELSETEMRKIRGNAISMIFQEPMTSLNPVITVGKQIAEAITAHQNVSLEEAKKKAIQLLRLVGIPNPEKRYNDYPHQMSGGMRQRAMIAMALACNPRLLIADEPTTALDVTVQAQILDLIAQLKKTFGMSVLLITHDLGVIAEMCDRVIVMYAGQIVEEAPCVDLFESPLHPYTEGLLRSIPKLEPGKKPLYTIEGNVPNAMDLPAGCRFHPRCVYAFNLCREKVPALINVNEHRRVRCFLRGSVPEEVKA; translated from the coding sequence ATGGCAGAACTGCTCCGCGTGGAAGATCTCACCGTAAAGTTCTTCACCAGCGACGGGATCGTCCATGCCGTGGACGGGGTGAGTTTTTCCGTCGGAACGGAAGAAGTGCTGGGAATGGTCGGTGAATCGGGCTGTGGGAAGTCTGTGACTTCCTTGGCGATAATGAGGCTCCTGCCAGTTCCTCCTGCCAGAATCGTTTCTGGAAAGGTGTTCTTCGACGGGAAAAACCTGCGCGAGCTTTCCGAGACTGAGATGAGAAAGATCAGGGGGAACGCGATCTCGATGATCTTTCAAGAACCCATGACGTCGCTTAATCCTGTCATCACCGTGGGAAAGCAGATCGCGGAAGCCATCACGGCACACCAGAACGTGAGCTTAGAAGAGGCTAAAAAGAAAGCGATCCAGCTGCTCAGGCTCGTGGGCATTCCAAATCCCGAGAAACGCTACAACGATTATCCACACCAGATGTCCGGTGGCATGAGACAGCGCGCCATGATAGCCATGGCGCTGGCGTGCAATCCAAGACTTTTGATCGCGGATGAACCGACCACGGCGCTGGATGTGACGGTTCAGGCTCAGATACTCGACCTCATCGCTCAGCTGAAGAAAACTTTCGGCATGAGCGTGCTGTTGATAACGCACGATCTTGGTGTCATCGCCGAGATGTGCGACAGAGTCATCGTCATGTACGCGGGCCAGATAGTAGAAGAAGCTCCCTGCGTCGATCTGTTCGAATCGCCGCTCCATCCGTACACCGAGGGACTTTTGAGGTCGATACCCAAACTCGAACCCGGTAAGAAGCCGCTGTACACCATAGAGGGGAACGTTCCCAACGCCATGGACCTACCAGCCGGTTGCAGGTTCCATCCACGCTGCGTTTACGCGTTCAATCTGTGCAGAGAGAAGGTTCCAGCATTGATAAATGTGAACGAACACAGGAGAGTCAGATGCTTTCTGAGGGGATCCGTACCGGAGGAAGTGAAAGCATGA
- a CDS encoding Gfo/Idh/MocA family oxidoreductase, which translates to MQKIKVVIVGMGNVGRYVLQAVRESEDVQVVGIVELPERVTQIASQFNDLPVTSDIDQLEKPDVAILAIDKPSGAERCVEIPF; encoded by the coding sequence ATGCAAAAGATCAAGGTGGTCATCGTTGGTATGGGGAACGTCGGAAGGTATGTTCTTCAAGCGGTGAGAGAATCAGAAGATGTGCAAGTCGTGGGGATCGTCGAGTTGCCAGAACGAGTGACTCAGATCGCGAGTCAGTTCAACGATCTGCCAGTGACCAGCGACATCGACCAGCTTGAAAAACCAGACGTCGCGATCCTGGCGATCGACAAACCGAGCGGTGCCGAACGTTGCGTCGAAATTCCTTTTTAA
- a CDS encoding diaminopimelate dehydrogenase, producing MPNVASKFLFKGINTVDAYDIHGSEGALRLKKQLNEIAKENNCVAIVSAGWAPGTDSLVRAIMQIIAPRGITWTNFGPGMSLGHTMAVKRIEKMRDAVSITCPKGMGMHVRLVYVELEEGCDFTDVAKKITEDPYFCHDEVYINQVNSVKDLIDMGHCVKIEKKGTSAGAYNQRMGYHMSVNNPAATAQVMVAAARASIKQKPGCYTLLEIPLIDLLFGEKEDLICKLL from the coding sequence GTGCCGAACGTTGCGTCGAAATTCCTTTTTAAAGGCATCAACACGGTGGATGCGTACGACATACACGGTTCAGAAGGTGCTCTGAGGTTGAAGAAGCAATTAAATGAGATAGCCAAAGAAAACAACTGCGTGGCGATCGTTTCTGCGGGATGGGCCCCCGGGACCGATTCGCTTGTGAGGGCGATCATGCAGATCATCGCACCAAGGGGTATCACCTGGACGAACTTTGGGCCTGGCATGAGCTTGGGTCACACGATGGCTGTGAAGAGGATCGAAAAGATGAGGGACGCCGTTTCCATCACCTGCCCGAAGGGTATGGGTATGCACGTGAGGCTCGTTTACGTCGAGCTAGAAGAAGGCTGCGATTTCACAGACGTGGCGAAGAAAATCACCGAAGATCCCTACTTCTGTCACGATGAGGTCTACATTAACCAGGTGAACAGCGTGAAGGACTTGATCGACATGGGCCACTGTGTGAAAATTGAAAAGAAGGGGACATCCGCAGGTGCCTATAACCAGAGAATGGGGTACCACATGTCTGTGAACAACCCCGCCGCAACGGCACAGGTCATGGTGGCCGCAGCCAGGGCGAGTATCAAACAAAAACCCGGTTGTTACACGTTGCTCGAGATACCCTTGATCGATCTTCTGTTCGGAGAGAAAGAGGATTTGATTTGCAAACTGCTGTGA
- a CDS encoding GntP family permease, with translation MAVWMVVLLFLAIVFIIYSTVRWRLHPFLALIFAAFLYGLLSGMKLGDIVKSITDGFGATVSSIGIVITAGTIIGIFLERSGGAFTMAESVLKLTGKKNVPLAMSIIGYIVSIPVFCDSGFVILTPLNKALTKRANLSLATTGIALSLGLYATHTMVPPTPGPVAAAGALGADLGLTILMGLIVSVPAIIVGWLFSIKLASKVYIDPEPELTEEEIHKKMKEAPSAASAFLPIVLPIILIVLKSISDFPTKPFGQGLFRDFVGFVGHPVTALMIGVLVAFLLPKKIDSEIFSMTGWVGQAVQQAGFIILITAAGGSFGRVLQNSGIANVLGQYLSTANLGMWLPFIIAAAIKTAQGSSTVAIITTSSLLAPLMDSLGFTSAMAKALVVVAIGAGSMVISHANDSYFWVVSQLSKMDVKTGYRLQTLGTLIEGITAAVVVWGLSLFLI, from the coding sequence ATGGCAGTTTGGATGGTTGTTCTGTTGTTCCTGGCGATTGTTTTTATCATTTATTCCACCGTTCGCTGGAGGCTACATCCATTTCTCGCGCTGATTTTTGCCGCATTTTTATATGGGTTGCTGTCTGGGATGAAGTTGGGCGACATAGTAAAATCCATCACTGATGGTTTTGGTGCAACTGTAAGTTCCATAGGTATAGTGATTACTGCAGGAACGATCATTGGTATTTTTCTTGAAAGATCCGGTGGAGCATTTACAATGGCAGAGTCTGTATTAAAACTGACAGGTAAGAAAAATGTACCATTAGCTATGAGTATTATAGGATACATAGTTTCTATTCCTGTCTTCTGCGATTCTGGTTTCGTTATTCTAACTCCCCTCAACAAAGCTTTGACAAAACGTGCAAACCTTTCACTTGCAACAACCGGAATAGCTCTGAGTCTGGGACTTTACGCAACGCACACTATGGTTCCACCGACCCCAGGCCCAGTTGCCGCTGCAGGTGCCTTAGGTGCGGATTTGGGTCTCACAATATTGATGGGTTTGATAGTATCTGTTCCAGCGATAATCGTAGGGTGGTTGTTCTCAATAAAACTCGCTTCAAAGGTATATATAGACCCCGAGCCAGAATTGACGGAGGAAGAGATCCATAAGAAAATGAAGGAAGCACCGTCGGCAGCAAGTGCGTTTCTCCCAATAGTTCTTCCAATAATTCTGATTGTCTTAAAATCGATTTCTGACTTTCCGACGAAACCGTTTGGTCAGGGCCTGTTCCGCGATTTTGTTGGCTTCGTTGGTCATCCAGTAACAGCACTTATGATAGGGGTACTCGTTGCGTTTTTGTTGCCGAAAAAGATCGACAGTGAAATATTCTCAATGACTGGCTGGGTTGGTCAAGCTGTACAACAGGCTGGATTTATAATTCTTATTACTGCAGCTGGTGGCTCATTTGGTAGAGTTCTACAGAATTCTGGTATAGCAAATGTCCTAGGTCAGTATCTTTCGACTGCGAACCTTGGAATGTGGCTACCGTTCATAATAGCTGCAGCAATCAAAACAGCTCAGGGTTCATCCACAGTGGCTATAATAACTACTTCATCCCTGTTGGCTCCTCTCATGGATTCTTTAGGGTTCACCTCAGCAATGGCAAAAGCTCTCGTCGTCGTAGCGATAGGAGCAGGCTCTATGGTCATATCACACGCTAACGATAGCTATTTTTGGGTAGTCTCACAGCTTTCAAAGATGGATGTTAAAACAGGTTACAGACTCCAAACTCTCGGCACACTAATCGAAGGTATTACAGCTGCGGTTGTAGTATGGGGTTTGAGTCTTTTCTTGATATGA
- a CDS encoding ABC transporter ATP-binding protein, whose protein sequence is MNEVLLEVRNLVKHFPVKAGILQRTVAVVKAVDGVSFHIKRGETFGLVGESGCGKTTTGRCVLMLETPTSGEILFNGVDITKLTQKQLRSLRPKMQIVFQDPFSSLNPRLPVKEIVGEAIAYHKLAKGKEVELRVKELLEMVGLSAEHMSRYPHEFSGGQRQRICIARALATQPDLIVCDEAVSALDVSIQSQILKLLENLQVKLGVAYLFISHALNVVKYISHRIGVMYLGKLVEVADSEELYLNPLHPYTKALISAVPVPDPKLKRKKIILKGDVPSPLNPPQGCRFVTRCPYATSVCSEVEPILMEVAPGHTVACHLYEKS, encoded by the coding sequence ATGAACGAAGTATTGCTGGAAGTGAGAAACTTGGTGAAGCACTTTCCAGTCAAGGCAGGCATACTTCAAAGAACGGTTGCCGTGGTGAAGGCGGTCGACGGGGTGAGCTTTCACATAAAGCGCGGGGAAACCTTCGGTCTGGTCGGTGAGAGCGGTTGTGGAAAAACAACCACCGGAAGATGCGTCCTCATGCTCGAAACACCGACGAGCGGTGAGATCCTGTTCAATGGTGTCGACATAACGAAACTAACTCAGAAACAGCTCAGATCTCTCCGACCGAAGATGCAGATAGTCTTTCAAGACCCGTTCAGTTCTCTAAATCCCAGACTTCCTGTGAAAGAGATCGTGGGTGAAGCCATCGCTTACCACAAACTCGCGAAGGGAAAAGAAGTGGAACTGAGAGTGAAAGAACTCCTCGAGATGGTGGGACTTTCCGCGGAACACATGAGCAGATATCCACACGAGTTTTCCGGCGGCCAGAGGCAGAGGATCTGCATCGCCCGGGCGCTCGCGACGCAGCCCGATTTGATCGTTTGTGATGAAGCTGTTTCTGCGCTGGATGTTTCCATACAGAGTCAGATACTCAAACTTCTGGAAAACCTGCAGGTCAAACTCGGCGTGGCTTACCTCTTCATCTCGCATGCTTTGAACGTGGTCAAATACATCTCGCACAGGATCGGCGTGATGTACCTTGGAAAGCTCGTGGAAGTTGCCGACAGTGAAGAACTCTATCTGAACCCGCTCCATCCTTACACGAAAGCCCTCATCTCTGCTGTTCCCGTCCCTGATCCGAAGCTCAAACGCAAGAAGATAATCCTCAAGGGAGACGTGCCGAGCCCGCTGAATCCCCCACAGGGATGCAGGTTCGTCACCAGATGTCCTTACGCGACGTCTGTCTGCAGCGAAGTGGAACCGATCTTAATGGAAGTGGCGCCCGGCCACACCGTGGCGTGCCATCTGTACGAAAAGAGCTGA
- a CDS encoding Na+/H+ antiporter NhaC family protein, with product MNVEGTAWSILPPLVAIVLCFITKNVVLSLFLGIFIGGLLLNNFNPIAGVVYSLEKIIGSMADEWNAKLLLFNLLMGSGIAFIWRLGGSKALADWARVKIKSRRSASVWAWLLGVIVFFNDYINSAIVGNVMRDIFEQRKISKEKLSYILDSTSAPVATFFISDWIAYQLAMIQNGLTVAGITTVAPMAAFIASIPFNFYCFFTVLFVGIIALSGWDFGPMLKAEIRAEREGKTSRDGAVPMLNIDFELGKPIEKKPMIMTFVLPIVALVGVTIFGFYYTGASAGGETLIEKLGNADAATALLWGAFAMSLVGIVIALGFRLMNVAEAMRTLLEGFKLMLLACAILVMAWSIGTVTKDMKLADYVVSLVGENVSFALVPAIVFLIGMFISFSTGTSWGTMAILTPIAIPVAYNITKDPWLSATVMAGTVFAGAIFGDHCSPISDTTVLSSIFAGCDHMDHVNTQLPYAVTCALVALVMYLLYGIFKVSPFVLLPIGIVVLIALARMLHVSSMKKLAL from the coding sequence ATGAACGTGGAAGGTACTGCGTGGTCCATCCTTCCTCCGCTTGTGGCCATTGTCCTGTGCTTCATAACAAAGAACGTCGTGCTCTCTCTGTTCCTCGGTATCTTCATTGGTGGATTACTTTTGAACAATTTCAACCCCATCGCAGGCGTAGTTTACTCACTCGAGAAGATCATCGGCTCCATGGCGGATGAATGGAACGCGAAGCTCTTATTGTTCAACCTGCTCATGGGTTCGGGTATCGCTTTCATCTGGCGACTGGGTGGCAGCAAGGCGCTGGCAGACTGGGCACGCGTCAAGATAAAGTCCAGAAGGTCGGCCAGCGTGTGGGCGTGGCTTCTGGGCGTGATCGTGTTCTTCAACGACTACATCAACTCGGCGATCGTCGGAAACGTGATGAGGGACATATTTGAACAGCGAAAGATCTCTAAGGAGAAGCTTTCTTACATCCTCGACTCCACATCTGCGCCGGTGGCCACGTTCTTCATCTCCGACTGGATAGCGTACCAGCTCGCGATGATCCAGAACGGTTTGACAGTGGCTGGAATAACGACCGTCGCTCCCATGGCCGCTTTCATAGCGAGCATTCCGTTCAACTTCTACTGCTTCTTCACCGTCCTCTTCGTCGGGATAATCGCTCTGAGCGGTTGGGACTTCGGTCCCATGCTGAAGGCAGAAATCAGGGCAGAAAGAGAGGGGAAAACTTCCAGAGACGGTGCCGTGCCAATGTTGAACATAGATTTCGAGCTCGGAAAACCTATCGAGAAGAAACCTATGATAATGACCTTCGTTCTTCCCATAGTGGCGCTCGTGGGGGTTACCATATTTGGCTTTTACTACACAGGTGCATCGGCGGGTGGTGAAACGCTCATAGAAAAACTTGGGAACGCCGATGCGGCGACTGCGCTGCTCTGGGGCGCTTTCGCGATGTCCCTGGTCGGAATCGTGATAGCACTCGGATTCAGGTTGATGAACGTTGCTGAAGCGATGAGAACGCTTCTTGAAGGTTTCAAACTCATGCTTCTGGCCTGCGCGATACTGGTGATGGCGTGGTCGATCGGGACCGTGACGAAGGATATGAAGCTTGCAGACTATGTCGTTTCTCTGGTTGGTGAGAACGTTTCGTTCGCTCTGGTGCCCGCGATCGTTTTCTTGATAGGCATGTTCATCTCTTTCTCGACGGGAACTTCCTGGGGCACGATGGCCATTCTCACGCCCATCGCAATACCTGTAGCGTACAACATCACGAAAGATCCCTGGCTTTCGGCGACGGTGATGGCGGGAACAGTGTTCGCAGGTGCCATCTTCGGTGACCACTGCTCTCCGATCTCCGACACAACTGTTCTGTCTTCGATCTTCGCAGGTTGTGACCATATGGATCATGTGAACACACAGCTTCCGTACGCCGTAACTTGCGCGTTGGTGGCGCTGGTGATGTATCTGCTGTACGGGATTTTCAAAGTCAGCCCGTTCGTTCTGCTGCCCATCGGAATAGTTGTCCTCATAGCTCTGGCAAGGATGCTTCATGTGAGTTCCATGAAAAAACTCGCACTGTAA
- a CDS encoding C40 family peptidase, with protein MKMRRLILICSILIVISLFGSGVGVEGLEMVKQRIELFKRELSIEPRETMFDVKVAAEDGKLSLFGEVSNAELKTLLVERLKELNVTFEDRIKLLPDESVGEKKLAVVNVVVANLMDAPGRTLQKNAVTQARMGEILKLLKKDGDWYLVQMEDSYLGWIDGSKIVTMNDEELKNYLSGPFALIVARFAQLYTAPEPQARTQENLVQGTTLPCVKAEDDWLILRLPDGREFFVPSKDAELFGSRDRVFATKKDAQYIIELAKQHLGLPYLWAGTTSYGFDCSGFTQFCFKMAGYFLRRDADMQFQQGEPVLDRKKLRPGDLVFFQTYKAGPSHVGIYMGNMKYIHSGSRGVAINSFDPNDPDYSADLDRKYIGARRIIPQR; from the coding sequence ATGAAGATGAGAAGATTGATTTTGATCTGCTCTATCCTGATCGTCATATCGCTCTTTGGGAGTGGTGTTGGCGTGGAAGGGCTGGAGATGGTGAAGCAACGGATCGAATTGTTTAAAAGAGAACTCAGCATCGAACCGAGGGAGACGATGTTCGATGTCAAAGTTGCAGCAGAAGATGGAAAACTGAGCCTGTTCGGAGAAGTTTCGAACGCAGAGTTGAAAACCCTCCTGGTTGAAAGATTGAAGGAGCTCAACGTCACGTTCGAAGACAGAATAAAACTCCTTCCGGACGAATCTGTCGGTGAAAAGAAACTCGCGGTGGTGAACGTGGTTGTTGCGAACCTGATGGACGCACCAGGAAGAACCCTTCAGAAGAACGCCGTGACGCAGGCTCGAATGGGAGAGATACTGAAGCTTTTGAAGAAAGATGGAGACTGGTACCTTGTGCAGATGGAAGATTCGTACTTGGGATGGATCGATGGATCGAAGATCGTGACGATGAACGATGAGGAACTCAAAAATTACCTTTCGGGTCCCTTCGCACTGATCGTTGCCAGGTTCGCGCAGCTTTACACGGCGCCGGAACCACAGGCCAGAACGCAGGAAAACCTCGTGCAGGGAACGACTCTGCCATGCGTCAAAGCCGAGGATGACTGGTTGATCCTGAGGTTGCCCGACGGGAGAGAATTCTTCGTGCCTTCGAAGGATGCGGAACTGTTCGGAAGCCGAGACCGAGTGTTCGCCACGAAGAAAGATGCCCAATACATCATCGAGCTGGCGAAACAACATTTGGGCTTACCCTATCTCTGGGCGGGCACCACGTCTTACGGGTTCGATTGCTCTGGCTTCACACAGTTTTGCTTCAAAATGGCAGGTTATTTTCTGAGACGCGACGCGGACATGCAGTTCCAGCAGGGCGAACCCGTACTGGATAGGAAGAAACTGAGACCAGGTGATCTCGTGTTCTTCCAGACCTACAAGGCTGGACCGTCGCACGTCGGTATCTACATGGGAAACATGAAGTACATACACTCGGGTAGCAGGGGTGTTGCTATAAACAGCTTCGATCCTAACGATCCAGACTATTCGGCGGATCTGGATAGAAAGTACATAGGCGCGAGAAGGATAATACCTCAAAGGTGA
- a CDS encoding ABC transporter permease: MVQYIVRRLLFSIPVVLGVTLITFILLNVVPGDPVLEMVGKYADPETIQQIREQLGLNDPLVVQYLRFLFNLLRGDLGRSFKTNLPVSKMIADTFPTTLKLALSSYLVAIALGVTTGIISAVKQYSFLDRFMMILALAGISAPVFWVAVVAQLIFGLKLGWFPISGYYSLKHMILPAIVLGTRFAALIARYTRSALLDVIRQDYIRTARAKGLTERRVIFVHALKNAMIPVVTILGMQLSGLLTGSILTETVFAIPGLGRLSVWALSQRDFPLVQGTVVFTAIVYILGNLIVDISYAFLNPRVRLK, encoded by the coding sequence GTGGTTCAATACATCGTCCGTCGATTGCTCTTTTCCATACCAGTAGTCCTGGGTGTAACGCTGATAACCTTCATCTTGCTCAACGTCGTGCCTGGAGATCCGGTTCTGGAAATGGTTGGAAAGTATGCGGATCCAGAAACGATCCAGCAGATCAGAGAACAGCTTGGGTTGAACGATCCGCTCGTGGTACAGTATCTCAGATTCCTGTTCAACCTCCTGAGGGGAGATCTTGGCAGATCGTTCAAAACTAATCTGCCCGTTTCGAAGATGATCGCCGACACGTTCCCGACCACGCTCAAGCTGGCCCTCAGTTCGTATCTGGTGGCGATAGCGCTCGGAGTAACTACCGGCATCATCTCCGCCGTGAAACAGTACTCTTTCCTGGATCGGTTCATGATGATCCTGGCGCTCGCCGGAATAAGCGCGCCGGTGTTCTGGGTGGCCGTCGTGGCCCAACTGATCTTCGGTTTGAAGCTCGGCTGGTTCCCGATATCTGGTTATTACAGTCTCAAACACATGATCTTGCCGGCGATCGTTCTGGGCACGAGGTTTGCCGCTTTGATCGCGCGTTACACGAGAAGCGCCCTGCTGGATGTGATAAGACAGGATTACATAAGAACCGCCCGGGCCAAGGGTCTGACGGAGAGGAGGGTGATTTTCGTACATGCACTCAAGAACGCGATGATACCAGTCGTCACGATCCTCGGAATGCAGCTGAGCGGGCTCCTGACAGGTTCGATCCTGACCGAAACCGTTTTCGCAATACCGGGACTCGGAAGGTTGTCCGTCTGGGCACTGTCTCAACGGGATTTCCCACTCGTGCAGGGAACGGTGGTTTTCACAGCGATCGTTTACATCCTGGGCAACCTGATCGTGGACATATCCTACGCCTTTTTGAACCCGAGGGTCAGGTTGAAGTAG